The DNA window ACAATATTTCTCACATACACACACTACTGTATTTTATTCCTTCGCTCTTTGATTTGTTGTCCTTTTTATTTCACTCCCTCTGCGTTTGCTTTTTTCATTTCAGCAGACAATGAATAAAATACTCCCAACGAGCATGTTCagatataattaatatttgcCTTCCCCATTCATTCCTTTATCGCACATAGCACGATAACCTGCAATaccccatatatatatatacacacacacacatacatatatgtGTACAGAAAGAAAGTGGGCTACCAGTCGCTGCTGCTTCCCATTCTTCGGTTCTCTGCCttaatgtttttttaatttGTAGTGTCTTGTTCGTTTTTGTCATAATTAAGGCTACCATTTCCCTCCACATTACTCCAATTGACAAAAGTTCTGTGAGATAGTCTCACGtgatacggatctcttatttatattattaataaaaatatattaatttttcaaaaatattacttatctaCGTCTACCAAAAGACATACTAACTCTGATTTTAATACTACTAGTATCTAACCCGTGCGATGCACGGGATGAAATTAATTACTATGCTAAATTTTATagaatttaaaaatacaaaaaaaatgctTACGAATTAGATAATTAAGAAACAAATTTATTCACATATTAtgaaaaatttctttaaatacAACATTTGTCGTTGAATTTTTTTTGCTACTATCATTATcacatatcaaaatttttagacctTTAGGTTTGTAACTCTGGATACAGCCACATACAACTGACCATGACTAAAAATTGGTTTTTTCAAAAGAAGTTATACATGAGATTTCCTTCCAAAACATGATTTCCAAGTCCTGTCAAAATCAATCTAGTACCATTGCATAGTCCAAGAGAATGATCTATGTTTCTTAGCAACATAACCGGAGTTCCTACCTTCAAGTTTAACTCGTGATTTGGTACTCCAGAACACCTTATTGCATTTAAGAACTCGGGGGTATGCACATCATGTAATAAGTCGCTATTTTTATCGGAATGACACGTTGTATCAGAACTCAAATACAATATTTCCTCTGAATGGTTCATTGAAATCATGTATCATATGTGCTAttctattttgttattttaaaattgagaaattttttctaatcatttttaaaaaaaaatctccaatgatacattaaattttattttctcgaAATATATTTCTatgcttttaaaagaaaataaaagaaaacccgagaaaataaaattccaaACATTATCTTTGAATCTTGAAAAAAATATCCGACGTTACATATTTTACACAAAATTGACTATATTTAACCAGAGAAATAATAATACAATACAAATAACCAGAGAGCACACATtctttatattaataaaagatATACACGCGTTgtatgtgttattattatttttaatttaatcaaataatattaaataattaatatgaaattattttcaatttagaagagtggttcgatttgaaaatgaagttttgtttatatttttttcaatgtAAAATATGGAATGATATTGAAGAAGTTTTTAATATGACAAGAaagataattataaaattaaatattttgctATTCTCTAAGAAAGTTACTCTAATGGtgtctcacacttaataatagagtgagtctcatgtgagaccgtctcacggatcttaataATAGAGTGAGTCtcatgtgagatcgtctcacggatctctcatgtgagaccgtcccaaataagagattcgtctcacaaatacgaccccccgtgagaccgtctcacacaaatttttgcccttaataatatagtataaatgaactattgaaattttttataactaatttgatttatattaaacGAGGgtcatattataattatataaattagtGATAAACTAAACTGAAGTTTTGAATGAAAGTCATActataattatgaaaaataggAAGAAATTAATGGGGTTTTTCTGTTTTGGTTGGTGAATCTTGTAACAGACGATTTATTGctttctaaataaaattacaAGCTTTACTATCgaaaaaatttatgaaaaatagtAAGAAATTACattgtaattttaaaataataaaaaaagtaaaaaacaaaaatagacCACACCCAATTCCTGTCTCTGTTACGAGGAAAATTATTAATCGAACTCGTTCCAGTAATTCGGGCCTCTGAACAATCTCATTCATGATAAATATAATTGGGCTGGCCCAAAATTGTGGTCAACCCCGGGGTGCTAAGGCCTAGAAACCACTCGATATTCAAACGTCAACGATACACTAAACGCGTTTGAATAGTCACACGACTtagcatataaatatataaactcGCATTCCTCGGTATATGTACTCTTACCAGAAAATCGAATCACCAGAGAGTTGATCATGGATAAGCCATCAAAGAACGATGAGCCGGCGGTCGGGATTCCCTACAACGCGGCGTACCAGGCGCCGATGACCCAGCAGTACTACATCGGGGAAAATCCTTATCAGGCCGGTGCGATCCCTCCTAACGCCTTCGTCGGAGACCCCAAGGGCATTCCTATTCAACAGACTATTTACCGAGATACCCCTGCTCCATTTCAGTGCGTTTATTGCGGTGGCTCCGGGATCACCACTGTCAAGTAAGATTCTCGAATTTCTTCTTACAGCCACGATctcaaaagtttttttttttttgaggaaTTTGATCCGATACTTGAAATTTGAACGAGAGTCAAAGTTGGGAACTTTTGTTCTCCGTATCTAGTTGTGTAATTTGCTGTAATTGGATCTGTATTGATTGTTGCTGATGTTGAAACTTTTCTATTTGATTTTCCCTTGAAATTGTTAAGGATTATGCGTTAAGTTGATTTACACATTACAATCACGTCGGTGGAACTTAACATACTAGAAAATTCTTATCTAAGTTGCAACAACAAGAACAGGGACCATACAAAAATCAATATGGGATTGGTGACATAAAAAAACAGTTGCCCAAGCATGACTATACGGGGGTTGCCTAATTTTAAGTGGTGAAACTATAAAACATCATCTACAGATTTAATTTCACTCCAGCTAATGTCTTAGCGAGGACAGAAGTTATTTGCATGACCTTACAGCCTAAAACCATACCCATGCTTCGCAATGAACTGTGTCTCATAGAACACTCGAGTTTAAGAATTTCGGCTTCAAGGGATTCATATTTTGTATGACGGGATAGTTTAATGATATTTGATTCCGGATAAGACTTGATTATAGTTCAATATGATAAAGATGATGGATTTCTTGTACTGCCTGAACTTCATTTGTTTTGATTGCGTTTTACCATCACGGTTCCTATTCCTCATCCTACCTTTTCTCTCGTGCTCTAGGTCAAAACCAAGTCTAGCGGCTTTTGTTGGTTGTATGATGCCAATGATGCTTGGGGTATGTTTTCTGTGCCCTTCTATGGATTGTCTATGGCACAAATACCATTACTGTCCAAGCTGCAATGAGAAGGTAAAAATCTTATTTTTCTCTAAACATGGTTATCCTATAATCAAAAAAGAAAAGGGAAACGGAAAATGAACGTGTCTTGTTTCTTTGATTTGCCAGGTTGCTGAATTTGAGAAATCAGATCCATGTCTCGTGATGGATCCACCACAATGGGCACAACAGAGCTTTGCTTTGCCTGCATGACTTGACGTGTCCATTATTTGCTTTGTAATTCTTCTCCTTATATGTATGATATTTACTTGTGTGGCGATCTCATGTAGATTTAATCCTAATGTGTGTTCATGCATCCAAGTGTGAACATGAGTAATTGACTGAAGCCTTTTGAAACTATCGTTCGAGAAGATACGAGCTTGTAATACTTATGGATACTGGGTACGTATTACCTTTTCCATTGAGCGGTCGATTATTTTTGTACAAATCTACTTGTACTTTTTGCGATGTATATTGGATGCATTATTTCAACTATATGTTTGATGTACATGACGATAATCCAAACCGAGTATGGAACTTGTAGCAAAGATTTCGCAGATGGTTGGaagatttgaaataatttttttgttgctGATACCCTTTTAAGACATAAATTGGAGCTATACttacatttttgaaaattgaagGCCACAACATCTTTGAAGTTATCAGAGTTAATTTGTCTAGAATACTACAAATTTCTCAAACTTTTGGATTAAAAGTTGCTGATCGCCACTTTCACCCTTATTTTCCTtcaatgtaaattttttttaaaaaaattgagcaAATAAATGTATAAACGAAAAGTTTCTTTTTAGTACAAATTGATTTTGCCACAGGTAAATGATGCTATATGAGTGGGAGATCTTTGCTGATCAAACAAAGCCGCATCCATATAAACGCAGTCTCAAATTGTCAAATCTCGTTACTTATAGCATTACAAGTAGGAGTGTAAACGAATTAAGCCGGTACTTGAACTTTTCGAGATGgttcgaaaaatatttgattcttAATCGAGCTTGTAGAACTCGAACATGTTCGAACTTTTTTCGAGTCGAACTCGAGCtcaaattattttgttcgataGTTCGCGAGTCGTTCGAGCCTTAATATTTTGTTAATatcatataattatatattaaatgaaTTAATTTCGAGCCTTTCGAGTATTTATTTTCGAACAATAGTTCGAATATTACGCTAACATGTTCGTATATTTCAAGTCGAATTCGAGCTTTAATTCGAATTAATTAAATCGAATTCGAGCTAAAAAACttagaattttcgaatttcGAATCGAATTCGAACTCGAACTCGAATTCGAATATAACTAATTCGAGCTTTCAAAATTCCATCATATTCGACTTAATTCGATTCGATTACATCCATAAGTACAAATCCACGTTCTTAAGTTGGCTCGTGGAATTTTTACTCTAGTTAAAGAATTAATGGAAACATGTCAATATTGCAATAGTAAAGAGTTGCAATTATGTTTAAGTCGATAAATTCAGAGAAATGAGACGTGAAATTACCTTGGTTAGAAAACGGGCCTCGTGTTGGGTAATGTTCCACATAAATAATTGTTTGACACGTAGCTAGTTgagatatgttttttttaacagATATATGTTTGGTTATTCAATTTATGCAGACTAATCTATACTAATAATTAATTCAGAATCTGTGctattttttcaaatatttcgtttttttatctttgttttttcaattataaaattatgttaaatattctaaaataatatataaaaattacaaattaaatttaaaatccaatcaattaaaaatataatgattttattttttcacattTATAAATcaaacatgtatatatttttaaaatgtttttccaAAATTCTTTTCATGTTTGTAAAAGGTTAACTATATCAATCTCTTGCAAACTGAAACTATTggcaaaaatatatatttttattctataTTTTAAGTGCACATCTCATGCACACTGATTACATAATCTGTCTAGTTTACTAGTAGGGAATATTACAATTTCAGTAAGTTGGATATGTTCTATGTTCTGGATTTGTAATTTGTAGGGATGGCACACCCTATCATGtcgaaaatcatatatcattaagAAAAAATACACAATGATATCGTgtcaaaaaatatcaaatttatccaaaaAAATTGGATCTTCAAATTTTGTACATCATAGGTTAGGTTATAAACTCAAGAGCTGTTCTATCACAAAAAACTTGTCTACTAGGTGATAACATCTTGAGTTTATAAACTAATCTATATTAGCTTTATATTTCGATGTCGGACAATTATCGCATTGTCGATCCATTGAAAAGGGGACATCCGAGACGTCCTACTTTAGACTATTTTCATTCAACTTTTTCGATGATATCTCTTTTCTATATCATCTCTTCCGACGTTTCAACTCTTAACCAGAGCATCAATATTAGATTataaatcaaaaataaaatactatccCAAAAAATTTTCTTGTCAAGTGGAGTTACCTCCttgaatttataaatgattttttattaatataatatatcgaTGTGAGATAATTATAACATCACGAGACCTGACCTGAACAATTGAGGTTACTGTTAAAATTGCTCCTACAAACAACAAGATAAATACCTCAAACACTCGCAAAATTTAAAGACGCAATTTACAGTTTTGTCAGCTGGTTACAAGTATGAATCTATATTAATCTATCCACTTGAAACTTTCCTAGGAAATCTAGTCTCGAATCAGCATCAAATCGCACAGCTGCACGACAAATGAAGTACAGAGTACATTAACAACACATCCAAATTAGCCTTAAAAAAATCCTCaagtttcataaaataaataaataaaagccttaagaaagcttttttcatttttaactTGCTCAATCTCAATAATTTGATTGCATTACCTTCAACTATTGGCGCTGACTAATAATCTACATTCTCGGAGAGTCGACCGGTGTCAAAGGAGGTGAAGAAACATCTGTTATCTTTGAGTTTTGAGAACCTTCTAAAGGAACACGCAATGCCATTTCCATTGAACCTCCAGCAGGAATAGAGTAGCTGCGAGGTAGTGTTAGCGGTGGCATTGGATGCGCTGATGCTGCTGAAGTAGTCACTAATCGTGCATTGGACAGTTCATACCTTTTGGACATTATGGGACCCGAATGAGTAATACGGTCTGCAGTTCTTTTAGGAGCTAAATGAGAAGGGGGGCGAGGAAGCTCATGCAGCTCACTAATTTTAGGGGATGATACAAAAGTAGGTGTAGCTCGTGAAGAAAATTTAGGGGTCGATGCTGGGAGTGGGAATGGGGTACGCAGTAAAGAACCTGAAAAAGGCGGGGGATATCTTGACGAGGCAATTGGACCACTGGCAGAGAGATTTGGGCCGCTGGCAGTCCAAGGTTTGTTTGTTAATGGACCAGAGAAAGCTTGCCTTTTGACTTTCTTAGCATAGGATGCAATACTAGGATCATCCTGTTTAAACAAGAGGCCTTCTGATAATGGAGGGGGCAACGGGCTTGGCTTTCTGTTGTTACTCTCTTTGAGTACTGAATGTGTGTCTAAAATGATTGGCCCAGATAATTTCTCATTTGCACCAAATTTTTCGTACTTGTTTTTCTCTAAAGGAGACGAATGCCACAGGTTCATGGTTGGTTCTCTGGTCTGGGAAGCTTCATTATCAAATTTCCTAGAAGCTGAACTCTTTGCTTCGTCAGGAGTGGGAAGCACATAAGAAATGAACTTACGGGATGCTGAAGGTCGTAATTGTGTCCGCTCGACCTGGTCAAATTTCTTAGCAGGAAAGAGAGGGGCAGATTTACTGATTGCCCTTGCTTCCCCTTGGAAGGAAAAAGAATTTTGACTTGGATTTTGTAAAATTACCTGCAAACACGTATGGAAAAATGTATTATTCAAGAAGTAGAATTTTTAAGCAACTGGTGTTGGAGAACTATAAAAACAGAAGGGACCTGATTCATAATGCAAAAGGTATATTGAAATATGACGCTAGACCAAATCAGTTATTTCCTAGGtaacatacatttattcaacctACTAAACCTCTTTCATTGTGGGCTCATACCAGATAAACAGATATTAAAATGCATTATACTCATATTTGTCTCTCTAGCTAGTTGAAGGGGGCAATGTGATTTTTAAACGTGGTAAACAAATTTTCCTACTTTCATAAAAATTGTTGACCTGGCTTATAAATCAAAATCATCCCTAGTTGAAGGCTCCAATAAGCATGTCGTGTTACAGATATAGCAACCATATCAAGTAACAACGAAAGAAAGTCTTAGCCGAAACTATCAACATCCCAACAAAATACTAATAGAATTTGTTCAGAAATTTAAAGTGAACAGGTTCATCATTTTCCTAGTACACTGGTACTCATCCAGGAAAGTTGGATAATCTGTTGCAAATAATTTGTTAATGGATTGGTCAACTGATAACATTTCGAATCTGTGATGTAAGTTTGCTCCTTGAACCTCCTACGTCAACACAACCAAATGCCATGAATTTCCG is part of the Primulina tabacum isolate GXHZ01 chromosome 18, ASM2559414v2, whole genome shotgun sequence genome and encodes:
- the LOC142533652 gene encoding GSH-induced LITAF domain protein, coding for MDKPSKNDEPAVGIPYNAAYQAPMTQQYYIGENPYQAGAIPPNAFVGDPKGIPIQQTIYRDTPAPFQCVYCGGSGITTVKSKPSLAAFVGCMMPMMLGVCFLCPSMDCLWHKYHYCPSCNEKVAEFEKSDPCLVMDPPQWAQQSFALPA
- the LOC142532652 gene encoding uncharacterized protein At2g33490-like isoform X1, translated to MKTSLKKLQKFAALRHEKRAQKKHQSLAGDELARATQDMIDMRECYDRLLSAAAATANSVYEFSESLREMGDCLLEKTALSDDEESGKVLLMLGKGQFELQKLVDSYRSHIVQTITVPSESLLNELHIVEEMKRQCDEKREIYEELMKKQKEKGKLRNNKGECYNSHQLQEAIDEYDEEANIFVFRMKSLKQGQSRSLLTQASRHHAAQLCFFKKALRSLEAIEPHVRLVAEQQHIDYQFSALKDDSEVIYDVDVDDDDDDESDSNGDSDMENGSKGRDNGELSFGFVRSGPLQEVSASKNSMEVILQNPSQNSFSFQGEARAISKSAPLFPAKKFDQVERTQLRPSASRKFISYVLPTPDEAKSSASRKFDNEASQTREPTMNLWHSSPLEKNKYEKFGANEKLSGPIILDTHSVLKESNNRKPSPLPPPLSEGLLFKQDDPSIASYAKKVKRQAFSGPLTNKPWTASGPNLSASGPIASSRYPPPFSGSLLRTPFPLPASTPKFSSRATPTFVSSPKISELHELPRPPSHLAPKRTADRITHSGPIMSKRYELSNARLVTTSAASAHPMPPLTLPRSYSIPAGGSMEMALRVPLEGSQNSKITDVSSPPLTPVDSPRM
- the LOC142532652 gene encoding uncharacterized protein At2g33490-like isoform X2 yields the protein MKTSLKKLQKFAALRHEKRAQKKHQSLAGDELARATQDMIDMRECYDRLLSAAAATANSVYESLREMGDCLLEKTALSDDEESGKVLLMLGKGQFELQKLVDSYRSHIVQTITVPSESLLNELHIVEEMKRQCDEKREIYEELMKKQKEKGKLRNNKGECYNSHQLQEAIDEYDEEANIFVFRMKSLKQGQSRSLLTQASRHHAAQLCFFKKALRSLEAIEPHVRLVAEQQHIDYQFSALKDDSEVIYDVDVDDDDDDESDSNGDSDMENGSKGRDNGELSFGFVRSGPLQEVSASKNSMEVILQNPSQNSFSFQGEARAISKSAPLFPAKKFDQVERTQLRPSASRKFISYVLPTPDEAKSSASRKFDNEASQTREPTMNLWHSSPLEKNKYEKFGANEKLSGPIILDTHSVLKESNNRKPSPLPPPLSEGLLFKQDDPSIASYAKKVKRQAFSGPLTNKPWTASGPNLSASGPIASSRYPPPFSGSLLRTPFPLPASTPKFSSRATPTFVSSPKISELHELPRPPSHLAPKRTADRITHSGPIMSKRYELSNARLVTTSAASAHPMPPLTLPRSYSIPAGGSMEMALRVPLEGSQNSKITDVSSPPLTPVDSPRM